The Natronolimnobius baerhuensis DNA segment CTACCGACTGAACCTGTGACTCACTAAGGATTACAACAGAGCCCAGTAGATAGTAGCGCGGTTTCTTTATTCAGTTATAGGGGTAAAACTCAAGTCATTTCTAATCACACGTTCTTACTATGAAACAACCCGTCGAGTACATTTCTAGATTCAGAGGTTTCAGTAGCAGTAGAGGGTATTGAGGTTTATTTACTCCAGTCTCTTTCTTGAAACTGAATCGAAGCAGTTCGGTCACTACGTATGCGAGCCTTACACCGAACCAAAATGTGAATTAGTGTGGTGTCTCCCTACGCATCACTCCGAGCTACAACGAAAGCAATCCAGACCCCCATCCCGATAGCGATTCCCATTCCGGTATTGTCCAGCGCGACTCCAAGGCCAATTCCTATCCCAAGACAGACTCCCATCCCCACCGCCATTCCACTTGAATCTATCTTATCATCACCCGCTTCTTTGGACATATGTCCATCTTGAATTTTATAAATATAAGTGTTTGGGTATAATGCCACGGATTTCACCCGTACTTACCGTGAGTTTCACAGATAACTTTGAATAGAGAAATCGTGATACTATCTACTGTTACTGGTTGTCCGGGTGCGAGAATCGAACCGAAGGAAGACGATCACCTCACTTCGTTCGGTGCTGCGACTTCCAGGGTTCGATTCTCTGACGACTCCTGCGGCTCACGAATTTGTTCGCCGCAGGAAGTCCGGGTGCGAGAATCGAACCCGCGTCTCAGCCTCCACAAGGCTGAAGGATAACCACTACCCCAACCCGGACACGCTTACGTGTTTACGTAGGTCCGGTCGACCTAAAATACGTTACGACTCGAGGGCGCCTCGCGTGTCTCACTGTCGCACGCGTCTCGAGCGCGTCGATGCGGTATCCAACGTGTAGACCGGGACGTTTTTCGCTGCCACGCTCGTAGGCACACCAACGCGTGGCCATCACCGATAAGATCTACATCAAGAACCACCAGCAGCTGAGTTCCCAACTCGAGACCTCGATTCCGAAAGGCGCGTTCAAAGGCGCGACGCTGGATATCCTCTTTCAGGGCGAAGGCCTCGAGAAACTCGATGATGCAACCCAGGAGCGAGTCCTCGACTTCTCGAGTGACTTCCTCGACTGTGGCTGTGACAACAACCCCTACTGTGGCTGCCCAGAACGGAAGTTCATCCAGTATCTCCTCGAGTTGCGCGCACAGGGGATGGGTCCCGACGCAATCGTCGACGTGATGTCCGACGATTACCTGGTGTATGCCTATCCCGGCGACGTGCTCTCGTTTCTCGACAATGGCGTCCGAACGCTCGAGGCGGCAGAAGGGCTGGCGGGTGTCGACGGCGCAGACGAGAAACAGGACGAAATTCGCCAAACAAAACAGAATCTCGCACGCTAAATCCGCTCGAGGCAACCAGCCACGTCCACGACGTTACCGCAGGTGGTAGGATTCGTCTTCTTCGTCTAAATCATCGAGCAACAGGATTTCGTCCTGTTCGTCCTCGAGTCGGTCCTGTAACTCGGTGACGTAGGATTTGTACTCGTCTAACTGTTCACGGAGGTGGTCGGCCTCGAGTTCGAGGCGTTCGTGTTCGCGGATGAAACTCTTCGGGACTTCCACCGATGGCGGAAACGCGATTTCTTCGCCCTCGCCGTCGGGTTCGATGGTCCCGCCAGTGAGTTCGTCGTCGGGAACGACGGTTACCTGGCCGTCGTGGTCGACGAGCAGGTCGACGTAGTCTCGAAACACCGCAGAGAGCGAGATATCGCGCTCCTCGGCGATGTCCTGCAGCGACTCGAAGGCCTCCTCGCTGACGCGAAACGAGATCGTCTTGTTCTTGTTGCCCATTCGTCTCTCCCTGTTGGTCCGTGGTCCTGGTACTTAATCGTTCACGACGTGTTACGTGTTCCGCACGACGGATGCACACACCCCGGTAGAATCACTGCTCGCTCGCAGCTTGAATCGCCTCACAGCCGAACGACACAACATCACTATCAAGCTCACTGTCACGGAGATCGGCCCGCGAGTACCACGCCCACGCATCGACACCGGCCTCGCCGTCCGCAGGGGCAAGATCACGGCTCGAGACGGTCGCGTAGTAGATGAGATCAATGTGCTGGTGGCCAACCTGTCCGTCGTGGACGTTGACGTCGTACAACATGTGGTGGTGTGGCTCCGGGAGCGCTCGGCCGGCCGGCGAGTCGACCGCCTCAGGTTCAGCAAGCAACGTGGGCTCGAGGCCAGTTTCCTCTTTGACTTCTCGAAGAGCGGCTTCGTGAGGGAGTTCGTCGCGGTCGATGTGGCCACCAGGCGGAATCGTAATCCCCAATCGTTCGTGTTCGTGTAGCGCCGTTGCGCCGTTGTTGACGATGTAGACCGTCGTCGTGAAGTGACGCGTCGTCTCCATACGAGTACACGTCGCGGACTGCCCTTCAACCCGAGCCATCCGGAGCGAAACTGATCACTCTGCGCGTTCCGTCCAGTTTCATACGTGACTTACACCACCCGATTGTGGAAGGCGTCGCCGGACTCGAGTCGACCGACGTTTTCCCGGACGAGTTCTCCGATATCGTGGAAGTAATCCTCTGTAAACGCGGCACAGTGGGGCGTGACAATCACCTCGTCCATTGTCCACAGCGGCGACTCCTTGGGAAGTGGTTCATCCTCGAACACGTCGAGTGCTGCGCCCGCGATGGCTCCGGACTCGAGGGCGTCGACCAATGCCGGTTCGTCGACGACCTGCCCGCGGCCGACATTGACGAAGTAGGCGTCCTCGTCCATCGCGTCGAACACGTCGGCAGCAATCAGGTGGTTGGTTTCGTCGGTAAGTGGCAGCGTCACGATCACAAACTCGGCGTCGGCGACGGCGTCGAGTACGTCCTCGGTCGCGTACATTTCCTCGAAGCCGGGAAGCGAGTCGGCAGAGCGCCGAACGCCAGTGATTCGAACGCCGAGCGCGCCGAGTACCTCGGCGACGCCGCCGCCGAGCGTGCCGGTGCCGACGACGCAGGCGGTCGTTCCGGGCAGGGTAAACGCCTCGTCCCATGCCGGACGACCCCCGCGACACTCCTGCTGGGCGGCGACGTGTGTATGGAGCCGACGCGCAAACGCGAGCAGGTAGCCCGCGACCGTCTCGCCGACCGAGCGGTCGTGGATTCCCGTGCTATTGGTGAGCACAACGTCGTGCTCGTCGAACGCCTCGAGCGGAAAGCGGTCGACGCCAGCTTGAATCGAGTGCACCCAGTCGACCTCGAGAAACGCTTCCCGGTGCTCGAGCGTGATGACGGCGTCGCAGGCGGCGATTTCGTCGTCACCGACCACGTCGACCGTCGCCGGACAGTCTGCGAGTTCGTCGCGCAACTCCGCAGGTGGAAACACCTGTTCGACCGACTCGTGAACACCGATTCGCTCGAGATCGAACTGCATGCCCGTCGATACGGCCGAGCCACGGTTGAACGTTTGCGTTCCCTCACCACGGTGCCGTCAGCCGAGCCGTGTTCGTTCGGGATCGATAACGTGACACTACGCGCCGTGATCCGCTCGCTGTACGGAACCCGTACTACCGGACTCCCCTCTCGCTACGCAGCCAGCCGAGACTCGATTCTGTTGGGACGCGCGTGTAATTCGTTGATACCGAGGCATTCGTATGGCCGTCTCGCGCCGGCGGTCGGCCTCGTGCCGAGTATCCACACTGGACAGACGTTCTGTACTTTTGGCGATGAGAGTCATTCTGCATCTACTCCGAGGAGTCCGTTGCTTGTCTCTCAATAACAAGGATGCCGGGTGAGTTCAGGACTGGTACACAGTCATATGAAACGGCGCTCCTATCTCACGACGTCAGCAATCACTGTAACCGCGTTCGCAGGCTGTACCGGCGGCGACTCAGCACAGCGCAGCCAGGACGACGCGACCGTCGATGACGACGACCGAGACGATGCCGACGGCGGCGAGGATTCCGTCGACGAAGGTGACTCCGATGACGACGAGCGTGCGGACGACGGGCCGGGGATACTGGGCACCTTCGACGACTTCGAGGATCTCGGACAGTGGGACGCGGTCGTCGGCGAACTCGAGGCGGACACCGAGCGCGCGTTCGAGGGCACGCAGTCGGCCCGTCTCCGGTCGTCTGACGACGACGAGCAGGTCATGATCAGACGGGAACTCGCGGAGCCAATCGACGTCCGCGGGGCCGCCCCCGCGCTCGCGCTCGCGGCCGACGACATGGCGAATCCGGTGATCCACCTCCGAGACGAGAGTGGGGACACCCTCCAGTACAAACAGCACGTTCGCGACTACTACCCGTTCATTAGGCGGAACTTCGGACACACGGCGATCAGCGGCGATCCGGACCTGAGTGCGATTACCGAAATCGCCGTGTCCGACTGGAGCGGCGACCAGGGGCGCGACGTCTGGATCGACGACCTCCACTTCGTCCCCCGCATCACTGAGGGCCGCGTACTGCTCCAGTTCCAAGGCGGATTCGAGACGGACTACACGCTCGCGTATCCGATTCTCGAGGAGTACGGCCTCGAGGCGTCGACGTTCGTCGCCACCGACAGGATCCGACCGACCGAATCGGCCGAGGGTGATCGACTGACCGAAGCGCAACTCGCCGAACTCGTCGACGCCGGCTGGTCGCTCGGCACCGTCGGCGCCCGCCATCAGCACCTGCGCGATGTCGACTCGGACCGACTCGAGTCGGACATTCTCTCGCCCCTCGAGTGGTTCGACGAGCGCGGCTACGACGACGCGCGATACTTCGCGTTCCCCGGCGGCCAGTTCGACCAGGAGATGCTCGACATCGTCGGCGACCACTACGACCTCGGCTTCTCGGGTCGCCACCGGGCCCAGGCGTACGCGACCAGCCCGCTCACTATCACGCGCATCTCGGGCGGCGTCGACCGGCGGAACCTCACCGCCGAGCAGATGATCGATGCAATCGATTGGACGGCGACTCACGGCGGGCTCACGACGATCACCATCTACGAGATGGACGACGAGGACGCCGACGCGCTCGAGGAAACGGCTGCACACCTCTCGGACCTCGTCGACGCGGGCGAGATCGAACTGATCACACCAGCTGAAATCGCGGACGGGTTCGTCTATCGAGAGCGTGAGTAGACGACGCCCGAGAAGCGTCGAGAACGCAACTTGGCGAAAAACGTTCGTCTCGAGACGGTCAAAGGGAGTGACCCTCTTCTCGCATTCGACTGTTTATGCGGGTCTGTTGAGTTCCTTGATAGATGATCCGTTCCAGGAGTCGTGCTGAATACAGGACGCGAATGCGATACGAGATGGGACGAAGACGGTGCTCGATCACTATAGAGAAAATACTTACCGATTCTTCGAACAGACATCGATATGGAGCGCAGAGACGTCCTTGGAACAGCGTGCTCGTTCGTAGTCGCTGCTGTTGCAGACTGTCTCTCTGACCAGGACGAAATCGGCATGAGCGATAGCGTTCCTACCGAGATCACGAACTGGGAAGCGACTCGCGATCTCGCTCAGGATGCAGTGCCAGCCTCAGATGAACCCCCGCGTATCACAGTCGATGGTGACTCGACAGTCGTGGTCGAAGGGTACATTATTTATCCCTCTGGAAATTGTGACGAACTCGTAATTTCTCCAGACCGAACAGAGTACGACCCGGAAGATGGCTCGCTCTCCGTGTGGGTAGGCTACATCCGTGACCAGGAACCAGGCGAAGACTGTTCGATACCCGAGTCCTCCACTCCATATCAAGTACGCGTTAGCTTCGACGACGGAGTACCTGACACCGTGACGGCCCTCGAGTACGGGAGTCACGGGGAGAGGGAAGCAACGAAGCCGTAGGTTGTGAGTGATCAAAGGCAGACCATACTGTTCGCACGAAGAGTGGACAGACAGTTTGTATCAGTCATAGAGAGTTTCAACAGGCCCGTTTATGTAACTCTCCACTGCGTGAATTACTCGAGTAGATGGCTCTCTGTATAGCGGAACGATGGTGGCTCAGTGAAACGTATCATCACAAGGGGCTAAGCGGGGGTAACTTTCGTCATCGCCACCGATCAGGGGTTCGAGTGTCGGACGCAAAAAGCTCACGGACGGGAAACCGCCGTACTTGATCTAACTCTCCTCGAGTCCGCGCAACTCCTCGACGATTGAATTGATCTCGTCGGCCTCGAGCGCGCCGCGTTCGGTCGCGAACGCGCTCACGCAGTCGGCCGGCGTCACGTCGAACGTCGGATTCAGCACGTCGATAGCGGCGTCGCCGTCGTACACCGCCAACCGGTCGCCGGACTCGAGGTTGAGTTCCTCCCGCGTCGAGACCTTGTCCGTCGCGGCGACGACCGTCACCGGAATTCCTTCGCGAGCGGCGGCGATAGCGGCGGCTCGCGTCCCCGTCTTGTTCACCACCGCACCGTCCGCGCGGATGGTGTCCGCGCCGACCACGACGCGGTCGACGGACTCGGTCGCGAGGACGTGAGCCACGGCTGCGTCGGTGTGAACCGAAACCGGACACTCGAGTCCCTCGTCTGCGGCCAGTTCCTCCGCGACGGCGACGCCCTCCCGTGCCGGCCGGGATTCGGCGACGAACACCCGCGACGGCTCGCCCTGACGCAACGCCTCGAAGACGGTGCCCGAGCGCGAGAGCGTCAGTACCGACCCGTCGATTAACTCGCTCGCCGTCGCCGCCGCGTCGTCGTCGGCCGCGAGCGCGCGCTCGATTCCGGTGTGGGCTGCCTCGAGGACGGCGGGCGCGCCAGCGTCGATATCGTCAGCATCCTCGTCGTCGCTTTCCAACGCCTCGGCCAGCACCCGATTCACCCGGTTTCGAAGCACGGCCATCGAGGGCCGGGCCTCGAGCAATCTGCTCGCGAGTTCCGCGAGTTCTTCGCGTTCGCCGTCGGAATCAACGCTGGACTCACGAGTCCCCCGGTCGCCGTTCCGAGGCGACTCCGTCGTCTCGCTCTCTTCTCGCTCTGCGACCAGCAAACCAGCGCGGTCGCGCAGCACCTCGAGTGCGCGAATCGAGAGATAAGCCGCACCGTGATCGTCATCTGCGGTGATCGAGCGCACGGTCGGCGCGACGCGCTCGTAGGCCGTCCAGAGTTCGGGGACGACCGGAATATCGGGGTCAACGCCCTCGAGCGCCGCCGTCGGCGACACCCACTCGAACTCGTCGTGCTCGTCGCTCAGTTCGATTTCGGGGTCGTCGACAGTGACATCGAACAGGTACGGATGAACCACCCACTCGCGGCTTTCCTCGAGCGTCTCGTCTTCGAATTGGACCGGCCGCCCGGAGCGGACGAGTGAGAGTGCGTCGTCCTCGAGGCCAGTCTCCTCGCTGATCTCGACGCGAACCTGTTCGCCGGGATCGCCTTCGGCGAAGCCTGAGGCGCCGCCCCACAGCCCCTGATAGGTGCCGACGGCGTCGCTGCGACGCAAGAGCAGTACCTCCCCGCGGTGGCGGCAAAACGCGGTGACGACGTGCGTTTCGTCGCCCTCGGCCGCTGAATCGTGCGCATCGCTCATACGCCGACCGACGGCACCCGCGGGGGAATCGCTTTCGGGATTCGACAGCACCAGGCGGTGCTCGGCTTGTTTTGTCGATCAGTCCTCGAGACAGTCGTCGATCAGCGTTCAAGACCGGCCGTCGTCTACGCGTTCTCGGCTCGAATCCAGTAGGGAAAACTCGGGAGCGCGAGGAGGAGCGCCACGAACGCAACAGGGAGTTGCCAGTCGTCGGGAAACTCGGAGACGAACAGAACAAGTAACAGAGAGACAGATGCCGCGCCAGACGCAATCGTGACGCTGATCGATGCGCCGCGAAGTGAGACGAGAATCGGCACTAAACAAAGCGTCAGCACTGCCAGTACTCTCCCTAGTTCGAACACGAGCGTTACGCACCCATAGAAGAACAATAGAACTGCTGACACATATCGCTTCTCGAGCGGACGGCGACAGACAAAATGAGAGACCCGAGTCGGCCACTCGAGGCCGACAGTGCGTGAACTATACGCGGGTCGCGTTCGATGACCGAACCATGACCATCGATACCACCGCCGACGACGCCCGAATCGGCGTCGATGTTGGCGGCACGTTCACCGACGTGGCGCTCTCCGTTGGCGACCGACTCGTCACCGCGAAAGTGCCGACGACCGATCCCCAGCACCGCGGCGTCCTCGAGGGGATCGATAAAGCCTGCGCCGAGACCGATATCGATCCTGCCGACATCGCCGAGTTCGCCCACGCGATGACCGTCTCGGTCAACGCCCTGCTCGAGCGCGACGGCGCGAAGACTGCACTCATCACGACCGAGGGATTTCGAGACGTCCTCGAGATCGGCCGGCAGAACCGGCCGCATCTGTACGATCTCGAGGCCGAGAAACCCGAACCGCTCGTGGCCCGTGACCGACGGTTCGAACTCGACGAGCGGACGACGACCGACGGCCTCGAGCGCGCGGTCGATCCGGACGCGGTCCGCGACCTCGCCGAACTTATCCGCGAGCGCGATGTCGAGTCCGTTGCTGTCTGTCTGCTGCACTCCTACGCTGATCCGGCGAACGAACAGGCCGTCGCCGAGGTTCTTCGCGAAGAGCTTTCAGTTCCAGTGTCGGCCTCCCACGAGGTGCTCGCGGAGTTTCGCGAGTTCGAGCGCACGTCGACGACGGCGGTCGACGCCTACGTGCGACCGGCAATCGACGACTACGTCGGCCGGCTGGTCGAGCACGCACGCGAGGACGGACTGCCAGCCCCGCGAATTATGCAGGCAAACGGCGGCATCGCGGACCCCGAAACCGTCCGCGAACACGCCGTGACGACAGTTCTCTCCGGCCCCGCAGCAGGCGTCGTGGGTGCAGGAGCAACAGTCGACGCGGACGAGCGGGGTGCGGAGAGTGACGACGATGGCCCGCTCGAGGGGCTGGTCACCTTCGATATGGGCGGCACCTCGAGCGACGTGAGCCTCGTCCGCGACGGACGGGCCGAACGGGCCACGGACGCCGAAATCGACGGCCTCCCGATCCGAACGCCGATGGTCGACGTGAACACCGTCGGCGCGGGCGGCGGCTCGATTGCCTGGGTCGACGCCGGCGGCGCGCTCCGGGTCGGCCCCCGCTCTGCCGGTGCCGATCCGGGGCCGGTCTGCTACGGCAACGGCGGCACCGAGCCGACAGTCACCGACGCGAACGTCGTGCTGGGCTACATCGGCCCCGAAACCGCGCTGGGCGGTGAGATGACCCTCGACATCGACGCTGCCCGCGAGGCCCTCGAGCGACTCGCAGCCGAGGCCGACTTAGACGGCCCGCTCGAGGCCGCTCGCGGCGTCTACCGGGTTGCGAACGCGACGATGACACGAACGATCCGCGCGGTGACGGTCGAGCGCGGGCACGACCCGCGCGAGTTCGCGCTGGTGGGCTTCGGCGGCGCGGGGCCGATGCACGCCGCAGCGCTGGCCGATTCCCTCGAGATCGGGCGCGTCGTCGTCCCGCGACCGGGTGGCGTGCTCTCGGCGTTCGGCTTGCTGGCGGCCGACGAGAGCTACGACGCCGTCCGGACGGTTGGTTCAACACTGGATGATGCAGAGTCAGAGGCACTCGAGGTCGTCTACGACGACCTCGTTGCGGACGTGCTCGCGGACGCCTCAGACCCTGACGCCGCACGGGTCGAACGCGGCGCGGACTGTCGGTATGCGGGCCAGAGCTTCGAACTGTCCGTCGACGTCGACGAGTCGCTCGACCTCGAGACCGTCGCTGAGCGCTTCCACGCGGCCCACGAACGCGCCTACGGCTACGCGCTCGAGGAGACAATCGAGATCGTCAACCTGCGCGCGACGGCGACCGTCCCGGGCTCGGATCCAGCGATCCACCACGACGGCGCGGGCGACGCACGCGTCGGAACGCGCGAGGCGTACTTCCCGGAAACCGGCGATGAACCCCGAGAAACCGCCGTCTACGACCGTGATCGACTCGAGGCGGGAGCGACGCTCGAGGGGCCGGCGATCCTCGAGCAGGCCGAGAGCACGACCGTCGTTCCGCCGTCGTGGGCGGGCGAACTGCTGGCTAACGGGACGCTCGTGTTGACGCGTGCGGACGAGCGGGACGAGATGGAGGTGAGTGACCGATGACTGAGCACTCCGCAATCGATCCGGTGACGCTCGAGGTCCTGCGAAATCAACTCGAAAGCGTCGCTGAGGAGATGGGACAGACGCTCATCCGCGGAGCGTACTCGCCGAACATCAAGGAACGCCGGGACTGCTCGACAGCGCTGTTCGACGCGGAGGGCCGGATGATCGCCCAGGCCGAACACATTCCGGTGCATCTGGGCGCGATGCCCGCAGCCGTCGACGCGGTCCTCGAGTGCGACCCCGAGCCGGGCGACGTGTTCGTGCTCAACGACCCCTTCGCGGGCGGGACGCATCTGCCGGACGTGACGATGGTCTCGCCGCTCGCCGTTGGTACGGCCGGACGAGCGAACGAGTGCGACGAGGACGGCGAGAACAGCGCAGAAATCGTCGGCTACGCCGTCTCCCGCGCCCACCACGCAGACGTTGGCGGGATGACCCCCGGAAGCATGCCTGCTGGCGCGCAAGAAATCTATCAAGAGGGACTCCGGATACCGCCCACACGGCTCGTCGCAGGCGGCGAGACGCGCGCGGACGTACGCTCGCTGATCCTCGCGAACGTCCGCAATCCGCGCGAGCGACGGGCGGACCTGCGGGCACAGCAAGCCGCAAACGAACGCGCGTCGGAGCGCCTCGAGAGCTTGTTCGCCGAACACGGCCGCGACACCGTCCTCGAGGGCTTTTCCGCCGTCATCGACTACTCGCGCGAGCGAATCGAGTCGGAACTTGAGGCGCTGCCAGACGGCACCTATCGGGCGACCGACGTGCTCGAGGGCGACGGCGTCACCGACGAAGATATCGAGATCTGTGCCACCGTGACGGTCGACGGCGCGACGCTCGAGGTCGATTTCGCGGGCACGGCAGACCAACTCGCGGGCAACTGTAACGCGCCGCTGTCGGTCGCACAGAGTGCAGTCTACTTCGTCGTGCGCTGTCTCACGGACCCCGAAATCCCGCCGAACGAGGGCTGTTACGACCCCGTCAGTGTACACGCGCCCGAGGGTTCCTTGTTGAATCCGGAGCCGCCCGCAGCGGTCGTCGGCGGCAACGTCGAGACCAGCCAGCGCGTGACGGACGTGGTCTTTGCAGCGCTCGCACAGGCCGCACCCGACCGCGTGCCCGCACAGGGCCAGGGAACGATGAATAACCTCACAATCGGCGGCCGCGACGGCTCGTTTACCTACTACGAGACCATCGGCGGCGGCTTCGGTGCCCGATCCGACCGCGACGGCATGGACGGCGTCCAGGTCGGCATGACCAACACCCTGAACACGCCCGTCGAATCCCTCGAGGCGGAGTACCCGCTCCGGGTCGAGCGCTACGCGCTTCGGGAGGGAAGCGGCGGCCGCGGCCGGCACCGGGGTGGGATGGGCATCGAGCGCAGCGTCACCCTCGAGTCGGATGCGACGGTCTCGCTGTTGACCGAGCGCCGCCGTCACGCGCCAAAGGGCGTCGACGGCGGCGAAAACGGTGCAGTCGGCGAGAATCTCATCGACGGGGAGACTGTGCCCGCGAAGACAACGCTTGACGTGGAAGCGGGGACGACCGTCACGGTGCGGACGCCGGGCGGGGGCGGGCACGGCGATCCAGAGAAGTCACAATAAGCCGCTGCTATCATGTGGTTTCTCGTGTAGCTACAGACAGGTTCTCTCTGGCTAGGCAGAACACTTTGATTCGCTGAAAAAGCCTCGTTCCCTACCGTGCTTGGTTCTGTCCGTTCACTCGGGTGGAACCTATAGTAACAACTGAAACTGTTTACACACCAATCGCATAGCCGTCGTTCGATTGGGTGTGCACTGACTTTCAGTGGCTACTATAGTCCGTGGAAATTTCGAAACGTGCGCCGCCGCTATTGCTTTCAGTCACTGTCACTTCCCAGTCATGGCCGTTGATCACCTTACTGACGATATTCAGTCCAAGGCCGGTCCCATCACTGGTACCTGAGTAGCCAGCATCGAATATCTGATCGCGCTCAGACTGCGGGATACCTGCACCGTCATCTGATACATAGAATCCGTCTTCAAGATCGCCGATAGTAACCGTGACAGTATCTCCACCATGGGTTACGGCGTTCTTCATAAGATTCTCCAGCAACTGTTTGAGCCGGCTGGGATCGGCCGCAAGAT contains these protein-coding regions:
- a CDS encoding NUDIX domain-containing protein; the protein is MSDAHDSAAEGDETHVVTAFCRHRGEVLLLRRSDAVGTYQGLWGGASGFAEGDPGEQVRVEISEETGLEDDALSLVRSGRPVQFEDETLEESREWVVHPYLFDVTVDDPEIELSDEHDEFEWVSPTAALEGVDPDIPVVPELWTAYERVAPTVRSITADDDHGAAYLSIRALEVLRDRAGLLVAEREESETTESPRNGDRGTRESSVDSDGEREELAELASRLLEARPSMAVLRNRVNRVLAEALESDDEDADDIDAGAPAVLEAAHTGIERALAADDDAAATASELIDGSVLTLSRSGTVFEALRQGEPSRVFVAESRPAREGVAVAEELAADEGLECPVSVHTDAAVAHVLATESVDRVVVGADTIRADGAVVNKTGTRAAAIAAAREGIPVTVVAATDKVSTREELNLESGDRLAVYDGDAAIDVLNPTFDVTPADCVSAFATERGALEADEINSIVEELRGLEES
- the ddh gene encoding D-2-hydroxyacid dehydrogenase, producing the protein MQFDLERIGVHESVEQVFPPAELRDELADCPATVDVVGDDEIAACDAVITLEHREAFLEVDWVHSIQAGVDRFPLEAFDEHDVVLTNSTGIHDRSVGETVAGYLLAFARRLHTHVAAQQECRGGRPAWDEAFTLPGTTACVVGTGTLGGGVAEVLGALGVRITGVRRSADSLPGFEEMYATEDVLDAVADAEFVIVTLPLTDETNHLIAADVFDAMDEDAYFVNVGRGQVVDEPALVDALESGAIAGAALDVFEDEPLPKESPLWTMDEVIVTPHCAAFTEDYFHDIGELVRENVGRLESGDAFHNRVV
- a CDS encoding DUF5814 domain-containing protein encodes the protein MAITDKIYIKNHQQLSSQLETSIPKGAFKGATLDILFQGEGLEKLDDATQERVLDFSSDFLDCGCDNNPYCGCPERKFIQYLLELRAQGMGPDAIVDVMSDDYLVYAYPGDVLSFLDNGVRTLEAAEGLAGVDGADEKQDEIRQTKQNLAR
- a CDS encoding hydantoinase B/oxoprolinase family protein, with protein sequence MTEHSAIDPVTLEVLRNQLESVAEEMGQTLIRGAYSPNIKERRDCSTALFDAEGRMIAQAEHIPVHLGAMPAAVDAVLECDPEPGDVFVLNDPFAGGTHLPDVTMVSPLAVGTAGRANECDEDGENSAEIVGYAVSRAHHADVGGMTPGSMPAGAQEIYQEGLRIPPTRLVAGGETRADVRSLILANVRNPRERRADLRAQQAANERASERLESLFAEHGRDTVLEGFSAVIDYSRERIESELEALPDGTYRATDVLEGDGVTDEDIEICATVTVDGATLEVDFAGTADQLAGNCNAPLSVAQSAVYFVVRCLTDPEIPPNEGCYDPVSVHAPEGSLLNPEPPAAVVGGNVETSQRVTDVVFAALAQAAPDRVPAQGQGTMNNLTIGGRDGSFTYYETIGGGFGARSDRDGMDGVQVGMTNTLNTPVESLEAEYPLRVERYALREGSGGRGRHRGGMGIERSVTLESDATVSLLTERRRHAPKGVDGGENGAVGENLIDGETVPAKTTLDVEAGTTVTVRTPGGGGHGDPEKSQ
- a CDS encoding polysaccharide deacetylase family protein, producing the protein MKRRSYLTTSAITVTAFAGCTGGDSAQRSQDDATVDDDDRDDADGGEDSVDEGDSDDDERADDGPGILGTFDDFEDLGQWDAVVGELEADTERAFEGTQSARLRSSDDDEQVMIRRELAEPIDVRGAAPALALAADDMANPVIHLRDESGDTLQYKQHVRDYYPFIRRNFGHTAISGDPDLSAITEIAVSDWSGDQGRDVWIDDLHFVPRITEGRVLLQFQGGFETDYTLAYPILEEYGLEASTFVATDRIRPTESAEGDRLTEAQLAELVDAGWSLGTVGARHQHLRDVDSDRLESDILSPLEWFDERGYDDARYFAFPGGQFDQEMLDIVGDHYDLGFSGRHRAQAYATSPLTITRISGGVDRRNLTAEQMIDAIDWTATHGGLTTITIYEMDDEDADALEETAAHLSDLVDAGEIELITPAEIADGFVYRERE
- a CDS encoding hydantoinase/oxoprolinase family protein; translation: MTIDTTADDARIGVDVGGTFTDVALSVGDRLVTAKVPTTDPQHRGVLEGIDKACAETDIDPADIAEFAHAMTVSVNALLERDGAKTALITTEGFRDVLEIGRQNRPHLYDLEAEKPEPLVARDRRFELDERTTTDGLERAVDPDAVRDLAELIRERDVESVAVCLLHSYADPANEQAVAEVLREELSVPVSASHEVLAEFREFERTSTTAVDAYVRPAIDDYVGRLVEHAREDGLPAPRIMQANGGIADPETVREHAVTTVLSGPAAGVVGAGATVDADERGAESDDDGPLEGLVTFDMGGTSSDVSLVRDGRAERATDAEIDGLPIRTPMVDVNTVGAGGGSIAWVDAGGALRVGPRSAGADPGPVCYGNGGTEPTVTDANVVLGYIGPETALGGEMTLDIDAAREALERLAAEADLDGPLEAARGVYRVANATMTRTIRAVTVERGHDPREFALVGFGGAGPMHAAALADSLEIGRVVVPRPGGVLSAFGLLAADESYDAVRTVGSTLDDAESEALEVVYDDLVADVLADASDPDAARVERGADCRYAGQSFELSVDVDESLDLETVAERFHAAHERAYGYALEETIEIVNLRATATVPGSDPAIHHDGAGDARVGTREAYFPETGDEPRETAVYDRDRLEAGATLEGPAILEQAESTTVVPPSWAGELLANGTLVLTRADERDEMEVSDR
- a CDS encoding NUDIX hydrolase, with translation METTRHFTTTVYIVNNGATALHEHERLGITIPPGGHIDRDELPHEAALREVKEETGLEPTLLAEPEAVDSPAGRALPEPHHHMLYDVNVHDGQVGHQHIDLIYYATVSSRDLAPADGEAGVDAWAWYSRADLRDSELDSDVVSFGCEAIQAASEQ
- a CDS encoding CopG family transcriptional regulator — translated: MGNKNKTISFRVSEEAFESLQDIAEERDISLSAVFRDYVDLLVDHDGQVTVVPDDELTGGTIEPDGEGEEIAFPPSVEVPKSFIREHERLELEADHLREQLDEYKSYVTELQDRLEDEQDEILLLDDLDEEDESYHLR